Below is a window of Mycolicibacterium rhodesiae NBB3 DNA.
GTTAGCCGACTGAGAACGAGGATTCCATCAAGTCGTTAACGCCATTATCAATATGGTAACCATTACGTATGCCAGCGAACCGGGTCGCGCTCGTTGGCGCCGCGCTGTCTGATTGCGGACGGGTGCCCGACAAGACCGCCATGGGGCTGATGGCCCAGTCCTCCATTCGCGCCATCGCCGACGCGGGCCTGACGAAGGACGACATCGACGGGTTTGGTGCGCACGGGACGCTCCTGCCGCCGGTCGAAGTGAGCGAGTATCTGGGACTGCGGCCGTCGTGGGTCGATGCCACCACCGTCGGCGGATCGTCGTGGGAAGTCATAGCCCGCCACGCCGCCGCAGCCATTGCAGCGGGTGAGATCGACGTCGCACTCCTGACGTACGGGTCCACCGCCCGTTCGGACGTCAAGCGCCGAGTGCGTGCCTCGGCGGCGGCGATGGGCACCGGCGGTGCCATGCAGTATGAGGCTCCGTACGGCGCCACACTGATCGCCAAGTATGCGATGGCCGCCAGACGCCACATGATCGAGTACGACACGACGGTCGAGCAGTTGGCCGAGGTCGCCGTCGCCGCCCACGAGTGGGCGGCTATGAACGACAACGCGTTCGAGCGCGATCGCATCACCGTTGCCGATGTCGCGGCTGCGCCGATGCTGGCCGATCCGTTCACATCCAAACATGTGTGCCTGCGCACCGACGGCGGTGGTGCCGTGGTGCTCGCCAGCGAGCGGGTGGCAAGAGATTGCGCTAAGGAGCCGGTGTGGATACTCGGGTCCGCCGATGCGACTTCACATGTCAGCATGAGCGAGTGGGGCGATTTCACCACGTCCGCGGCGGCGGT
It encodes the following:
- a CDS encoding acetyl-CoA acetyltransferase, with amino-acid sequence MPANRVALVGAALSDCGRVPDKTAMGLMAQSSIRAIADAGLTKDDIDGFGAHGTLLPPVEVSEYLGLRPSWVDATTVGGSSWEVIARHAAAAIAAGEIDVALLTYGSTARSDVKRRVRASAAAMGTGGAMQYEAPYGATLIAKYAMAARRHMIEYDTTVEQLAEVAVAAHEWAAMNDNAFERDRITVADVAAAPMLADPFTSKHVCLRTDGGGAVVLASERVARDCAKEPVWILGSADATSHVSMSEWGDFTTSAAAVSGPQAFARAGVSPADIDVCQLYDSFTSTVLLTVEDLGFCPKGEGGPFIASGALRPGGALPTNTDGGGLASCHPGMRGMFLLVEAVRQLRGECGPRQVDDARLACVHAMGGFFTHSATMILGTQ